A window of the Carassius carassius chromosome 36, fCarCar2.1, whole genome shotgun sequence genome harbors these coding sequences:
- the mzt2b gene encoding mitotic-spindle organizing protein 2 isoform X2 produces MSQSAQPGAMPSAPDSPSLSVTVSGNVQKYSIKKKKVLNAEETELFELTQAAGVVIDQEVFKTIVDLLKMNVAPLAVFQTLKAMCAGQKVSETSTGDTSTASHTATAPSESRVRSKTSSGQGEKSARDGSSQRVPRQVSATRGQKSAKSSGSSSSSSQLTSN; encoded by the exons ATGTCACAGTCAGCGCAGCCCGGCGCGATGCCTTCGGCCCCGGATTCCCCGTCTCTGAGCGTCACCGTAAGCGGGAATGTGCAGAAATACAGCATCAAGAAGAAAAAAGTCCTAAACGCGGAGGAGACTGAGCTGTTCGAGCTCACTCAGGCTGCTGGGGTAGTCATTGATCAAGAGGTTTTCAA GACCATAGTGGACCTGTTAAAGATGAACGTTGCACCTCTGGCAGTCTTTCAGACTCTAAAGGCCATGTGTGCGGGACAGAAGGTCTCTGAAACATCCACCGGTGACACATCCACAGCGTCCCACACTGCCACTGCACCTTCTGAGTCTAGAG TACGCAGTAAAACAAGTTCAGGTCAAGGGGAGAAATCTGCAAGAGATGGTTCTAGCCAGCGCGTGCCACGGCAGGTCAGCGCCACCAGGGGGCAGAAGAGCGCCAAGAGCTCAGGCAGCAGCAGCTCGTCTTCTCAGCTCACCTCCAACTGA
- the mzt2b gene encoding mitotic-spindle organizing protein 2 isoform X1 has translation MSQSAQPGAMPSAPDSPSLSVTVSGNVQKYSIKKKKVLNAEETELFELTQAAGVVIDQEVFKTIVDLLKMNVAPLAVFQTLKAMCAGQKVSETSTGDTSTASHTATAPSESREEEGVVSGKSAKTAAPPSASVPRPPRGGAKIVVYSAGDTSAPVSQVRSKTSSGQGEKSARDGSSQRVPRQVSATRGQKSAKSSGSSSSSSQLTSN, from the exons ATGTCACAGTCAGCGCAGCCCGGCGCGATGCCTTCGGCCCCGGATTCCCCGTCTCTGAGCGTCACCGTAAGCGGGAATGTGCAGAAATACAGCATCAAGAAGAAAAAAGTCCTAAACGCGGAGGAGACTGAGCTGTTCGAGCTCACTCAGGCTGCTGGGGTAGTCATTGATCAAGAGGTTTTCAA GACCATAGTGGACCTGTTAAAGATGAACGTTGCACCTCTGGCAGTCTTTCAGACTCTAAAGGCCATGTGTGCGGGACAGAAGGTCTCTGAAACATCCACCGGTGACACATCCACAGCGTCCCACACTGCCACTGCACCTTCTGAGTCTAGAG AAGAGGAGGGTGTGGTCTCAGGAAAAAGCGCTAAAACTGCAGCCCCTCCCTCTGCATCTGTGCCCCGCCCACCTAGGGGAGGGGCTAAGATAGTGGTCTACAGTGCGGGTGACACGAGTGCTCCTGTCTCTCAag TACGCAGTAAAACAAGTTCAGGTCAAGGGGAGAAATCTGCAAGAGATGGTTCTAGCCAGCGCGTGCCACGGCAGGTCAGCGCCACCAGGGGGCAGAAGAGCGCCAAGAGCTCAGGCAGCAGCAGCTCGTCTTCTCAGCTCACCTCCAACTGA
- the LOC132116679 gene encoding lysosomal membrane ascorbate-dependent ferrireductase CYB561A3: MCTLDVLNIKRKMSFPVSIYVLSVWLGFLCVMFVCLWSGTWRGGFAWDGSFLQFNWHPVLMVTSLVVLYGNAIVLYRVPLTWSRWWCKRAHAGLLFVAMVLSVLGVCAAFDFHTANNIPHLYSLHSWTGISTVALFTLQWFVGLCAFLLPWTPLAFRAHLKPLHIWMGIAIFILSLITSLSGINEKLLLTLNGRNGSNTKPYTTLPAEALFANSFGIAVVIFGLLVLKLLFGQKWKNPESENETDRPLLTDAR, translated from the exons ATGTGCACATTGGATGTCTTGAACATAAAAAGAAAG ATGAGTTTCCCTGTGTCCATATATGTGCTGAGTGTGTGGCTGGGGTTTTTGTGTGTGATGTTCGTGTGTCTGTGGAGTGGGACCTGGAGAGGAGGATTTGCCTGGGATGGATCTTTTCTGCAGTTTAACTGGCACCCGGTCCTCATGGTGACGAGTCTCGTGGTGCTGTATGGAAATG ccATAGTCCTGTACCGTGTTCCTCTCACCTGGAGCAGGTGGTGGTGTAAGCGGGCCCATGCAGGGCTGTTATTTGTGGCCATGGTGCTGTCTGTGCTAGGAGTGTGTGCTGCCTTTGATTTTCACACTGCCAACAACATCCCTCATCTGTATTCATTACACAGCTGGACTGGGATCTCCACAGTGGCCCTATTCACTTTGCAG TGGTTTGTGGGTCTTTGTGCTTTCTTGTTGCCCTGGACCCCTTTGGCTTTTAGAGCCCATCTGAAACCTCTTCACATCTGGATGGGCATTGCAATCTTCATCCTGAGTCTCATCACCAGCCTGTCTGGGATCAATGAGAAACTACTGCTGACACT AAATGGAAGAAATGGAAGCAATACCAAACCGTATACAACACTGCCTGCTGAGGCTTTGTTTGCAAACTCATTCGGCATTGCAGTTGTTATTTTTGGATTGTTAGTGCTGAAGCTTCTGTTCGGTCAGAAATGGAAGAATCCAGAGTCTGAGAATGAAACTGACAGA CCATTGCTGACAGATGCCAGATGA